In Persephonella hydrogeniphila, a genomic segment contains:
- a CDS encoding YbhB/YbcL family Raf kinase inhibitor-like protein: protein MFKKVFLLFIGIFFLTACVDTLAGKEMQNQNTQNDTSDFFLRSSAFMNNTFIPKRYTCDGDDISPDLYWGDFPPGTQSFVIIMEDPDAPFGVFVHWIVYDIPYYKTNLRENLPRTSVVDGLFKQGLNDFGKIGYNGPCPPKGMPHRYFIRIYALDIPTLGLPPGATKEDVRYKMEGHILGQTYLMGRYGR, encoded by the coding sequence ATGTTTAAGAAGGTTTTTTTACTTTTTATCGGAATTTTCTTCCTGACAGCCTGTGTAGATACACTGGCTGGCAAAGAGATGCAAAATCAAAACACACAGAATGATACCTCTGATTTTTTCCTCAGATCTTCAGCATTTATGAACAATACATTTATCCCTAAAAGGTATACATGTGATGGAGATGATATTTCTCCTGATTTATACTGGGGTGATTTTCCTCCGGGAACACAGAGTTTTGTGATAATAATGGAAGATCCAGATGCTCCCTTTGGGGTTTTTGTGCACTGGATAGTTTACGATATACCTTACTATAAAACAAATCTTAGAGAAAATCTGCCGAGAACTTCTGTAGTAGACGGATTGTTTAAACAGGGATTGAACGACTTTGGAAAAATAGGATATAACGGACCATGTCCTCCAAAAGGTATGCCCCACAGATACTTTATAAGAATATACGCCCTTGATATACCTACCCTTGGTTTACCTCCCGGGGCTACAAAAGAGGATGTGAGATATAAGATGGAAGGGCATATTCTTGGGCAGACTTATTTAATGGGAAGATATGGAAGGTGA
- a CDS encoding LysE family translocator yields MYIQDILTGLTFGIAAGLSPGPLMALLISETIKGHKKNGIFVSISPVITDIPILLLSLFILDRIRNIEYMTEIISVIGAFVLFYFGYKNIKIETYHVETDITGSLKKGILLNILNPYTYLFWFFIGAPYVEKAGFTGGILFTVSFFIGITGSMMLIALFTEKIKKFIESRYYIYLLRFIGIVFILFGIFLLKDAYHLLLSLTSSL; encoded by the coding sequence ATGTACATACAGGATATACTAACAGGACTGACATTTGGGATAGCTGCTGGATTATCCCCGGGTCCTTTGATGGCTCTTCTTATATCCGAAACAATAAAAGGACACAAAAAAAACGGTATTTTTGTCTCTATCTCCCCTGTTATTACAGATATACCTATCCTTCTACTGTCCTTATTTATCCTTGATAGGATAAGAAATATTGAGTACATGACAGAGATAATATCTGTTATAGGTGCTTTTGTTCTCTTTTATTTTGGGTATAAAAATATAAAAATAGAGACTTACCATGTAGAAACAGACATAACAGGCTCTTTAAAAAAAGGGATTCTCCTTAATATACTTAATCCTTACACTTATCTGTTCTGGTTTTTTATAGGTGCCCCTTACGTTGAAAAAGCTGGATTTACAGGGGGTATCCTTTTTACTGTCTCATTTTTTATAGGCATTACAGGCAGTATGATGCTTATAGCCCTGTTCACGGAAAAAATAAAAAAGTTTATAGAAAGCAGGTATTACATATACCTGCTTCGCTTTATAGGTATTGTTTTTATACTTTTTGGTATTTTTCTTTTAAAAGATGCATACCATTTACTCCTCTCCCTGACCTCCTCTCTGTGA
- the uvrA gene encoding excinuclease ABC subunit UvrA gives MDKIVIHGARQHNLKNIDLEIPKNKLIVITGPSGSGKSSLAFDTIYAEGQRRYVESLSAYARQFLGLMEKPDVDSIDGLSPAIAIDQKTTSKNPRSTVGTVTEIYDYLRLLFARVGKPHCPECNNLIASQSPEEIADQVLRFSEGTKIQILAPVVRGKKGEHKDILEKINRMGYPRLRIDGEVYMVEDVPKLEKNKKHTVEIIVDRIIIKEGIRTRLVDSLEQALKLGDGLVVINNLTEGKDYIFSEKFACPEHGFSIPELSPRLFSFNSPYGACPECKGLGVIHKIDVDALVDYNRSVIEAFRITDSFYFKYIKGMVYDIIYYYGVNKYTKFKELPEDVKDELLLEIIPHLERKYLETDNEKQREELEKFIREVKCPVCHGARLRREALYVFVNGKSIWDVVNMNIKEAYDFFDRFEKSPMSEKDRIIAQKIVKEIKERLKFLLDVGLDYLTLERSATTLSGGEAQRIRLATQIGSKLSGVLYVLDEPSIGLHPRDTAKLINTLKELRDLDNTVIVVEHDPETIEEADIIIDMGPGSGVFGGKIVAVGTPEEIKENDRSLTGKYMSGKLRIPVPEKRRTPDPEKKLVIRGAKEHNLKNIDVEIPLGLFVAVTGVSGSGKSTLIYDILWQAAKNRFHHRNEYVGEHGGIDGWEHIDKVINVDQSPIGRTPRSNPATYTKVFDNIRALFASTPEAKIRGYTPGRFSFNVKGGRCEACKGDGVVKIEMHFLPDVYVTCEVCGGKRYNKETLSVEYKGKNIADILDMTVAEALEFFSNIPSIRNKLKVLYDVGLDYIKLGQPATTLSGGEAQRIKLTRELSKRDTGKTLYLLDEPTTGLHSHDVEKLIKVLNRLVDKGNTVIVIEHNLDVIKSADWIIDLGPEGGDRGGQIVATGTPESVMKNPNSYTGIFLKKYLEGEKVQV, from the coding sequence ATGGATAAGATAGTAATTCACGGGGCAAGACAGCACAACCTGAAAAATATAGATTTAGAGATACCAAAAAATAAACTGATTGTTATTACAGGTCCGTCAGGTTCAGGAAAGTCATCCCTTGCTTTTGATACTATATATGCAGAAGGGCAGAGGAGATATGTTGAAAGCCTGTCTGCTTATGCAAGACAGTTTTTAGGACTTATGGAAAAGCCTGATGTCGATAGTATAGATGGACTTTCTCCTGCTATAGCTATAGATCAGAAAACAACATCAAAAAATCCCCGTTCTACAGTAGGAACAGTAACAGAGATTTATGATTATCTGAGACTGCTTTTCGCAAGAGTTGGGAAGCCACACTGTCCAGAGTGTAACAATCTGATTGCATCCCAATCTCCTGAGGAGATAGCAGATCAGGTACTGAGATTTTCAGAAGGAACAAAGATACAGATACTGGCGCCTGTTGTAAGAGGTAAAAAGGGAGAGCATAAAGATATACTTGAAAAGATAAACAGGATGGGATACCCCCGTTTAAGAATTGATGGCGAAGTTTATATGGTGGAGGATGTTCCAAAACTTGAGAAAAACAAGAAGCACACAGTAGAAATCATCGTTGATAGAATTATAATAAAAGAGGGGATAAGAACAAGACTTGTTGACAGTCTTGAACAGGCTTTGAAACTTGGGGATGGTCTTGTTGTTATAAACAATTTGACAGAAGGAAAGGATTACATATTTAGCGAAAAATTTGCCTGTCCAGAGCATGGATTTTCTATACCGGAACTCTCTCCAAGACTTTTTTCATTTAACAGCCCTTACGGTGCATGTCCTGAATGTAAAGGTCTTGGTGTGATCCACAAGATAGATGTAGATGCACTTGTTGATTATAACAGATCTGTAATAGAGGCTTTCAGGATAACAGACAGTTTTTACTTTAAATATATTAAAGGTATGGTTTACGACATTATTTATTATTACGGGGTGAACAAATATACAAAATTCAAGGAACTTCCTGAAGATGTAAAAGATGAACTGCTTTTAGAGATAATTCCCCATTTAGAGAGGAAATATCTTGAAACAGATAATGAAAAACAGAGGGAAGAGTTAGAAAAGTTTATAAGGGAAGTAAAGTGCCCTGTGTGCCATGGCGCAAGGCTCAGGAGAGAAGCTCTTTACGTTTTTGTAAATGGAAAATCGATATGGGATGTTGTCAATATGAATATAAAAGAGGCGTATGATTTTTTTGATAGATTTGAAAAATCACCTATGTCTGAAAAAGACCGCATAATAGCACAGAAGATAGTAAAGGAGATAAAAGAAAGACTGAAATTTCTTTTAGATGTGGGACTTGATTATTTGACACTTGAAAGGTCAGCAACCACACTATCAGGAGGAGAAGCCCAGAGAATAAGACTCGCAACCCAGATAGGTTCAAAGCTTTCAGGGGTTCTTTATGTTCTTGATGAGCCGTCTATAGGTCTTCATCCAAGGGATACAGCGAAACTTATAAACACATTGAAAGAACTAAGGGATTTAGATAATACAGTGATAGTAGTTGAGCATGATCCTGAAACAATAGAGGAGGCAGATATTATTATAGATATGGGTCCCGGAAGTGGTGTTTTTGGAGGGAAGATTGTTGCTGTAGGGACTCCGGAAGAGATAAAAGAGAATGATAGATCTTTAACAGGAAAGTATATGAGCGGTAAACTGAGAATACCTGTTCCAGAAAAAAGAAGAACTCCTGACCCAGAAAAGAAACTTGTTATAAGAGGTGCTAAGGAACACAACCTAAAAAATATAGATGTTGAGATACCTCTTGGTCTTTTTGTTGCGGTAACAGGAGTTTCAGGAAGTGGTAAATCAACACTTATTTATGATATTCTCTGGCAGGCGGCAAAAAATAGATTTCACCACAGAAATGAGTATGTAGGGGAACATGGTGGTATAGATGGTTGGGAGCATATAGATAAGGTTATAAATGTAGACCAGTCTCCTATAGGTAGAACGCCCCGTTCCAACCCTGCAACGTACACAAAGGTTTTTGATAATATAAGAGCTCTTTTTGCTTCTACACCTGAAGCAAAAATAAGGGGTTATACTCCTGGGAGATTTTCCTTTAATGTAAAGGGTGGAAGATGTGAAGCGTGTAAAGGAGATGGTGTTGTAAAAATAGAGATGCATTTTCTTCCAGATGTTTATGTTACCTGTGAAGTTTGTGGTGGAAAAAGATACAACAAAGAAACCCTTTCTGTAGAATATAAAGGTAAAAATATAGCCGATATACTTGATATGACTGTTGCAGAAGCTCTTGAGTTTTTTAGTAATATCCCATCTATCAGGAATAAATTAAAAGTTCTTTACGATGTTGGGCTTGATTACATAAAACTGGGACAACCTGCAACCACACTATCTGGAGGAGAAGCCCAGAGAATAAAACTGACAAGGGAGCTATCCAAAAGGGATACAGGGAAGACTCTTTATCTCTTAGACGAACCAACTACAGGTCTTCATTCCCATGATGTAGAAAAATTGATAAAGGTTTTAAACAGGCTTGTTGATAAAGGAAATACAGTAATTGTTATAGAGCATAACCTTGATGTTATAAAATCTGCAGACTGGATAATTGACCTTGGTCCAGAAGGGGGAGATAGAGGAGGTCAGATTGTTGCTACAGGAACACCTGAATCTGTCATGAAAAATCCAAACTCTTACACTGGAATATTTTTAAAAAAATATCTTGAAGGAGAGAAAGTGCAGGTTTAG
- a CDS encoding esterase/lipase family protein encodes MDTITVIIHGWSDCSESFVQVKEFLIKNGIGTVETIYYADYESREDNITFEDVIDGLYDRFKEKGFIDKDGNPLKHLNVIVHSTGGLVIRHFISEYYSHRIEKCPIRKVIMLAPANFGSPLAHYGKSLLGMVFKGRYKFGDMFEVGRKLLDGLELASPYQWKLAHKDILINNPFYNREQIQTFIFVGAKGYGGLRKFVNKKGTDGTVVVSGTNLNSVKFSVDFVSEEEKISYIYPKTDTAFCVLRNYDHGSIVDEIHPDRRSQISQLLLEALKIKTAEDFGSFKKRLKMITDETYKNKEIYQQFFIRTVDDHNMPVKDYTLEFFVYRYKDRYISQGEVIKKRMSYKEIYWSQKVHSYITDEFHNNTKDPSFRRFIVGLKGLKKLLKDCYQDLGDIILSVKIHIPKIDEGIYYQTEKLKNIFLLKTENGDIVEETPSLFYPNTTTLMQLKVNRATKYVTVSTEPKRH; translated from the coding sequence ATGGATACAATAACGGTAATTATCCATGGGTGGAGTGACTGCTCAGAATCTTTTGTACAGGTAAAAGAGTTCCTCATAAAAAATGGCATAGGGACTGTTGAGACAATTTATTATGCAGATTATGAATCGAGGGAGGACAATATCACATTTGAAGATGTGATTGACGGTCTGTATGACAGGTTTAAGGAGAAAGGTTTTATAGACAAAGACGGAAATCCCCTGAAGCATCTAAATGTGATAGTTCACTCAACAGGAGGTCTTGTAATAAGACATTTTATATCTGAGTATTACAGCCACAGGATAGAAAAATGCCCGATAAGAAAAGTCATTATGCTTGCCCCTGCGAATTTTGGTTCTCCCCTTGCCCATTACGGGAAGTCCCTCTTGGGTATGGTTTTTAAGGGTAGATATAAGTTCGGGGATATGTTTGAGGTAGGAAGAAAACTCCTTGATGGTCTTGAACTTGCAAGTCCATACCAGTGGAAACTTGCCCACAAAGATATACTGATAAATAATCCTTTCTACAACAGAGAGCAGATACAGACATTTATATTTGTAGGAGCAAAAGGATACGGAGGTCTTAGAAAGTTTGTAAACAAAAAAGGAACAGACGGCACTGTTGTTGTTTCAGGAACAAACCTGAATTCTGTTAAATTTTCTGTTGATTTTGTTTCTGAAGAAGAAAAAATTAGCTATATATACCCAAAAACAGACACTGCTTTCTGTGTACTGAGAAATTATGACCACGGTTCTATTGTTGATGAGATTCATCCTGATAGAAGAAGTCAGATCTCACAGTTGCTTCTTGAGGCACTGAAGATAAAAACAGCAGAAGATTTTGGTAGTTTTAAGAAGAGACTTAAGATGATAACAGATGAAACATACAAAAATAAGGAGATATACCAGCAGTTTTTTATCCGTACAGTAGATGACCACAATATGCCGGTAAAGGATTACACATTGGAGTTTTTTGTTTACAGGTATAAAGACAGGTATATTTCACAGGGAGAGGTTATCAAAAAAAGAATGTCTTATAAGGAGATATACTGGAGTCAGAAGGTTCATTCTTATATTACAGATGAGTTCCACAACAACACAAAAGACCCGAGTTTCAGAAGGTTTATAGTAGGCTTAAAAGGTCTAAAAAAACTGTTAAAAGATTGTTATCAGGATTTAGGGGATATAATACTGAGTGTAAAAATACACATTCCTAAGATAGATGAAGGTATATATTACCAGACAGAAAAACTGAAAAACATCTTTCTCTTAAAAACAGAAAATGGAGATATAGTGGAAGAGACTCCTTCTCTATTCTATCCTAATACAACAACTCTTATGCAGTTAAAAGTAAACCGGGCGACAAAATATGTTACTGTTAGTACAGAACCAAAAAGGCATTGA
- a CDS encoding bacterioferritin codes for MNREKSVELLNKAISEELTAIHQYMYFHFVLDDLGYDLLASIFKKTAIDEMLHTEKFAERILFLGGEIEMKPAKDIEHIRDPEKMLEWAMKAEEEAVDMYNEFAVEATNNRDAGTKQIFESVIMDEERHYDTFSIEFDNLKKFGTEYLSQQAMERSKRVGSQRGGQGEE; via the coding sequence ATGAACAGAGAAAAATCTGTTGAGCTTTTAAACAAAGCTATATCTGAGGAGTTGACAGCTATTCATCAATATATGTACTTTCATTTTGTTTTAGATGATCTTGGATACGATCTGCTTGCTTCTATTTTTAAAAAGACGGCTATCGATGAGATGCTCCATACAGAAAAGTTTGCAGAAAGGATACTATTTTTAGGTGGAGAGATAGAGATGAAACCTGCAAAAGATATAGAACATATAAGAGATCCTGAAAAGATGCTCGAATGGGCAATGAAAGCCGAGGAAGAAGCTGTTGATATGTATAATGAGTTTGCAGTTGAGGCAACAAATAATAGAGATGCCGGGACGAAACAGATATTTGAAAGTGTGATAATGGATGAAGAAAGACATTACGATACATTCAGTATAGAGTTTGATAACCTTAAAAAGTTTGGAACTGAGTATCTATCACAGCAAGCAATGGAAAGAAGTAAAAGGGTTGGTTCACAGAGAGGAGGTCAGGGAGAGGAGTAA
- the hemN gene encoding oxygen-independent coproporphyrinogen III oxidase, whose translation MSFHPQDVKFDLELIMKYAKPAPRYTSYPTAQEFTPDVTEKQWRQKVIESNERKTPLSLYFHIPFCESACHFCGCNVIITRRKEVVEPYLEHIYREMDIMGSLIDKSRKVVQLHWGGGTPNYLEDDQTVQLMKEIKNRFDFDKNAEVSIEIDPRHVSRDRILLLREIGFNRVSFGIQDFNPKVQQAVNRIQPEEMIFNVMSWIREANFESVNIDLIYGLPYQTVETFSETVDKVIKLNPDRIANFNYAHVPWMKRLQRMIDESTLPPPQEKLDILKMTIEKLTNAGYIFIGMDHFAKPDDELAVAQRERTLHRNFQGYTTHAEAELIGFGATSISMLYDAYAQNHKKLKDYYGMVEEGKLPIERGVILNRDDIIRRDVIMRLMSHFQLYKREIEEKYSIDFDSYFASEIEELRELEKDGLLKLYSDRIDVTAAGRLLIRNIAVTFDIYTKAKKEKRFSKAI comes from the coding sequence ATGTCTTTTCACCCACAGGATGTTAAGTTTGATCTTGAACTTATAATGAAATATGCAAAGCCGGCTCCCAGATATACAAGTTATCCTACGGCTCAGGAATTTACCCCTGATGTAACAGAAAAGCAGTGGCGTCAAAAGGTTATAGAGTCTAATGAAAGGAAAACCCCCCTTTCCCTGTATTTTCACATTCCTTTCTGTGAGTCTGCATGTCATTTTTGTGGTTGCAATGTGATTATCACAAGGAGAAAAGAGGTGGTTGAGCCATATCTTGAGCATATTTACAGAGAGATGGATATAATGGGCTCTCTTATTGATAAGTCCAGAAAGGTAGTTCAGCTTCACTGGGGAGGAGGTACACCTAACTATCTGGAAGATGACCAGACAGTTCAGCTTATGAAAGAGATCAAAAATAGGTTTGATTTTGATAAAAATGCTGAGGTTTCTATAGAAATAGATCCAAGGCATGTATCAAGAGATAGAATACTACTTTTAAGGGAGATTGGATTTAATAGAGTCAGTTTTGGGATTCAGGACTTTAATCCTAAAGTCCAGCAGGCTGTTAATAGAATACAACCAGAAGAGATGATATTTAATGTAATGTCCTGGATCAGAGAGGCTAATTTTGAGAGTGTGAATATTGATTTGATTTACGGACTTCCATACCAGACAGTAGAGACATTTTCTGAGACTGTAGATAAAGTCATAAAGCTTAATCCAGATAGAATAGCAAACTTTAATTATGCACATGTTCCATGGATGAAGAGACTCCAGAGGATGATAGATGAATCTACACTTCCACCTCCACAAGAGAAACTTGACATTCTTAAAATGACCATAGAAAAGCTGACCAATGCAGGTTATATATTCATAGGTATGGATCATTTTGCAAAGCCAGATGATGAGCTTGCAGTAGCCCAAAGAGAGAGAACGCTTCACAGAAATTTTCAGGGTTATACAACACATGCAGAGGCTGAGTTGATAGGGTTTGGTGCAACATCTATCAGCATGCTTTATGATGCTTATGCCCAGAATCACAAAAAGCTGAAAGATTACTATGGTATGGTTGAAGAAGGGAAACTTCCAATTGAAAGGGGAGTTATTCTTAATAGAGATGATATTATTAGAAGAGATGTGATAATGAGACTTATGTCTCACTTCCAGCTATATAAAAGGGAGATTGAGGAAAAATACTCTATAGATTTTGATAGCTATTTTGCTTCTGAGATAGAAGAGCTTAGAGAGTTAGAAAAAGACGGTCTGTTAAAGCTCTATTCAGATAGAATAGATGTTACAGCTGCTGGAAGGTTGCTAATAAGAAATATAGCTGTTACATTTGATATATATACAAAAGCCAAAAAAGAGAAAAGATTTTCTAAAGCTATTTAG
- the upp gene encoding uracil phosphoribosyltransferase, translated as MKNIINVKHPLLQNLVTKLRDINTNSYDFRKYLSEVGRILLVEALKDETLKEKEVQIWVGNYRFPVLDEEKYVFIPILRAGLPMLDGVLEMIPLARSGFLAIKRNEETLESILYYDRVPPLKGKTAIILDPMVATGGSLDYAISVIKEKNPERIISLNVIGAPEGLNRISKKHPDVKVFIAQIDEKLNDKGYIIPGIGDAGDRAFNTE; from the coding sequence ATGAAAAATATTATAAATGTTAAACATCCTCTACTTCAGAATCTTGTCACAAAGCTGAGGGATATTAATACAAACTCTTATGACTTCAGGAAATATCTTTCTGAAGTCGGCAGAATTTTACTTGTAGAAGCACTAAAAGATGAAACTCTTAAGGAAAAAGAAGTACAGATATGGGTAGGAAATTACAGGTTTCCTGTTTTAGACGAAGAAAAGTACGTTTTTATTCCTATCTTGAGAGCAGGTCTTCCGATGTTAGATGGGGTTCTGGAGATGATTCCCCTTGCGAGATCGGGTTTTCTGGCTATCAAAAGAAACGAAGAAACACTTGAAAGTATCCTGTACTACGATAGAGTACCTCCTCTAAAAGGTAAAACAGCTATTATCCTTGATCCTATGGTCGCAACAGGTGGTTCTCTTGATTATGCAATCTCCGTAATAAAAGAAAAAAATCCTGAGAGGATTATATCTCTAAATGTTATAGGTGCCCCTGAAGGTCTAAATAGAATATCTAAAAAACATCCTGATGTAAAAGTTTTTATTGCTCAGATTGATGAAAAATTAAATGATAAAGGATATATAATTCCCGGGATAGGAGATGCCGGAGACAGGGCATTCAATACAGAGTGA